The Arachis ipaensis cultivar K30076 chromosome B10, Araip1.1, whole genome shotgun sequence DNA window TCCTCAAAATTCTTTAGGCTTGATGACTCAAAGGTTCTACGTTGGCTGTGCTATAAGGTGTGTCTATATTTTCTTAATTATCAATTTAGTTCACATGACACTAAGAAATCTAGTTTACACAAATGTAGTTGAATATTGGATCCATCCTCTATATGATATGAAGGTGGTAGATTATTTAGCAAACGAGTGCCTAACTACGTGAGGTTTATTATGTAAATATTACTCGTCTACAAGTATCCATCTAGAAAGGCGCCCAAAGTATACTTGGATGCCTTTACAAAGGGTCTGCAATCTATCTATTACTTTTCTCTTTATCTTAAGGTGTTTGTTTGGCTATCTTTGATTTTGTTGCTACTTGCTAGTATTTGGTTTTATTGAGGTTTTATAGTTCTTTTTATGTTAGGTTTATCAGCTGAAAGAGACACTACTGAAATTGGACAAAAACTATGCTGTTCAAGGAGAGAAAGAGACATGTAAAGTGCCCATGACCATTCTATCATCTAACTTCTGTGGAATTTTTTTCTGTTAAGGTCAAATTAGGAGTTAAATAATAGCTTGCATATGGAGAAAAAAAAGACTGATAGATGTTGCCCTTGAAATATGTGTTTGTGCGGTAGTGAGAGCACAAGCACATTGTTTGGTCtcagatttaggatttttctgtACTTTGGTATATATTGCACAAAAATGATGAGGGTATATATGCAAATGGAAGCTGCTACCAGACACTTGAGCTTTTGTGGTCCCGTCTCTCCTGTCTAAATTTTTATGCTCTCAACATTTAAAAGTTATGCAAATGCTCCTTAACATGGGTCCCAACCAATCAAATGGGTCTTGTATAGAGACGTGTGAGCATTCTGTAGTGCCATCGTTTGCAAGTTGTAGAACTGATGTTTCTATTTAGTGAAAAGCTGGCTGAAACCTTTTCTGGAGATATGTACATCATAATGCGTTGAAACAAATGATGTGTGATGTACGTTTTTAAATTTAGGAAATATAAATACTAGAGTATAATAGAATTCTTGACTTTGCTCCTATGCGAAAATCATACTTTTGGTCACCGGTTCTTTTCTTGGTTGATGAATTATTATGAACATTCTGAATTTTACTGATGTAGTGATGGATGCAGTCTCTATATTAGGAGAGTACTTGAAGGATGAGCCTTGGTTAAAGCTTTTGTGTAACCACCTTAAGTATGCCCTTCCAAAATGTCCTATTTTGaacattttaattttgaattttcatcCCTTTTAAGGATAATTTTGGTTTTGCAGGTTAAATATACTTGAGGTCAATGGTAAAGCACATACAAGCGTTGATGGAACTAATAGCTCACATTTATGCAATGATATACAggtatttatcatttttttttttcctttttaagaCCTTTTTCCTTTCATGAGCCCTAGCATATTTGCCTTGTTGGATGTTGATTTGTTTAGTgtttaataatttcttttttttcccaTTCAAGGAACGAAGTGATGAAAAGAAGGTTTCAAATGCGATTGCAAAGAAGGGGGGTAGACAagctaagaaaataaaaatggagACAGAATCACATAACATCAAAGACATGTTTACTAGGGCTACCAGAAAGAAAAGCTGAATTATTCCAATTCCAATTCCAATTCCAAATGGGTCATTGTCATAATTTTCTAATGTATCGTATTCTATATCCCTCAATTACTGGATAAGCACTGAGTCAGATCCTAGTTTGTACCGTTAATGTCAGTATTTATTTCaagattttactattttttatttatttgtattatttgcattcattttttttcctttttattttgatACTACATTACTATTCTTTTTATAATCCTCACTCCTTTTGGGTTAAAATATCGGATAGGAATATGATATAGGGAAAAATCATATAATACTAcactttatatttaattaaattataataaaaaataatgagtTAATTTCATGTCTGCtatgtaattttttttgtcaCGTTCTTATTAGAATCTACTTTATTTATTGTAGTCAACTTTTTGGGCCCTCGCCCAAGTAGAAATATATGTTGAAAGGAAATAAGTTaagaattttttaatttagaGTAATTACCAAATCAGTatcaaagattttaaaatttgacattttaatcctaaaaaaattaatacacggaTTAATTTCCAAGGTTTTATTCCGGCAGACAAATTAATTTTCAGTTTATTTTTCGGCAAAAtaattacccagatcagtcctcaaagattttaaaaatggacatcttagtcccaaaaaaaattaatatacaaatcAATCCCTAATgtttctctctgttagacataacAGTCCtccgtccaaaaataaaataaaataaaataataattatggtACAATATTATTATgtaatcaataataataataataataataataaaattattagagattattTTACAATAAATTCAAGGTTAAAACCATTTGATATTTTTGTACTATATTTGGATGGAGGACTATTATGTCTAGCAGAGAGAAAGTGAGAAACTTTGGGGATTAatttgtacattagtttttcTTGAGGACTAAAATAtccgtttttaaaatctttggggactgatctgggtaattactTTGCCGGAAATGAactggggactgatttgtctgccggagtaaaatcttgggattgatctgtgtattaatttttcttgaggACTAGAATGTCCGATTCTAAAATCCttgggactgatttgggtaattattctttaatttatttcaaacaagaaatttttattaaaataagggtaatttagtaataaaattaaaaattttattaaaaagataattttaataCGAAATAAAACGTTTGAgatgattctaaataaaaaattacgcgAAAAATGATTTCAATTTCTACTCCAAATAttaggaccaaaacaatacttatcccttaaattaattttaaattaattgtatTACAATCGTACCTTTAGGGAAAGTTAAGAAAATAGTTATTTAAGCTTATTGATTAAAGCAAAGTGGACATTTTAATATTGTTAAAAGGGACAGAAATTTGGACCTTCGATGGATAGCCTCTGCCTCCCATTCTAATAGGAATAGGTCAGCATATCCTTTCTCCATATTAAAGCATATGCCCCATCTAGTGAACGTCACCCTCAGAAATCAAAATAAGGAGAATTTAGTTCTCAAGGGAAGTCCATACTCCATACTGTTACTATccgtatattttggattgtgtgCTGATGAATATTTTTGTCCAAAGAGAACAATTACATTGACTTGCTTCAAACAGGCGGACTGGTACGCACCGTCAAATAAAGTGCACTTCAAATGTTAGCACGTCCTCCTTTATAATGAATCAGTGGATTGACGAGTTAGTCTGTTTAACCTNNNNNNTTTTTGAATTTGGCCGGCTGATTCGCTTtgtctattatttatttttatttggcaAGTTTCAAATCCTAACACAATCCACCATTTTTAACAAATTTGACAAATTTGGCTCGTTTTACCATTCCTACTTCTCGTAAAATATGACATAATAAACTAATTTGCTGCTGAGACTTTGGTTGAGTGGCTATATGCATTACCTCGTAATATATGCACTCAGGTTTGAATCTTGCCGATAACCAAGTAGTTGATAGAACCCTTGTATGTGTGGGTGTGGTATAGGATTGGGGTAGTTCAAtccatccaaaaaaaaaaattttcattcgCTTGtcttttttagataaattagagTGAAATTTATACGATGTGCGGAGAggtaaattatttatattatatagtgTATTTTAATAAGTATTATATTATTTAGAGATTGATtagataatatataaattaatattaaatttagtttgttttatattaaaattattttttcaaaatatttttttgataattTGTATATGAtggtttatcagtggctaagaaaaGGGGAGTTGAATCTTAGTCCCTTTTTTTTCGCTTaataacacttgctggtcttAGAGATAACTTCAGAAGACTTTTTGCTTTTTGTCTCGTACCTAGTCACGagtctttttctttttgtctcgtaaccaggcaagagataatttttagttttgtctcctatgcagcagaaacagaaatggagtagaagagataAAGAGAATCACACTAcaaagtatcctggttcagctgccaagtgtaatgcagcctacatccagtctccatcacaacaatgatggaatttcactataatcatcatgattacaaacaccaattctccctaggaactacccttcctatccgggacaagtccagaatctaaaccccaatcctgaacttgacttggtcacctaccaaggtTTTAACTACTAAGTgataacccaacttgtaaggggaTTCCCATAAAattatgaaacacaacacagatgaaCAAAGGACCTCTAGAACATTTATgacttttttctttaattttgtatactctgcctttttccattctatggctttttcttacaaacctcactgtttgcctttttccatgagactcaagacagacaaaattaaacaaaaaaatacaaaatgaagaacattgaaggagaaaaacttctgttagcttaggtagctatgagaactctatgCCTTGtactctcactccttgcttcaagccctggctgttctcccttatttatagaaggggaagcctccacggttgaaactgttgaaccaagctaaacttcttcttcttcaaaccaaAACCGGTTCagccagagagagaggagagaaaactgaatgtaaaacccaacatgcaattacctctgtgtctttCTTTTGTACCAaacttcatcaatccgagccttccatcttgacttgcactccaagaaggattcctagcccttgatgagttcttgatgATGACAGCTCCATCTGCCCTAACTTCTGCCTCATCCTctacgtagctacagtagctacctcctgtagtGGTTGAGCAAAAGCAAAGACGAGCCATGCTtccaaggatcttcttcctctgatcGAGTTGGATCTtcaccatttttggtatggagagctTGAGATCACTTTACCACATCTTACCTTTTGTGGCAAAGATCTCAACCACACCATACtttagatttactttttcttgatgCCATCATCACAATGGCCTTGCTACTAGCTTCTTCTACCTTCTTCTGATAGCTTAAAATTTCTTCCATATTTCCTGTGAAGTGACCAAAGcttgaagaaagaagagagagaaaagagaaaacttTCAATGTGATTTGAAtgaagaaattaaaatgaattaattttcCTTCCCTTTTGCTAAGTGGCGTGGGGCATCATTAATGCCATCAAATcaatttctctttctctttcctaTTTCCAATGTCTGCATTAATATGCATTCAATCAAAATTTGAAATCCATCTTATGATGAGAGTAGGATCCGTTGAAAGCATTTAACCTatgctttctctctcttttcaatTTTGGACCAAGCTTCTTGGTCTTGTAGAAATATTAACTTTGGGCTTGTTTAAATAAAACTGGCCTAATAATCATAGCAACAATTCAGCCATAATAATTAAGATATTTTTGTAACCAAGGCTGAATATTAGATTCACAATGGGCTAACTAATGTTTCTTTCTTTTGGCCCAAGACACAACAATAATTCAGCCACTTAATATGTCAATTTTATACAAGGCTGATTATATTTTCTTAGCACAATTGGACTTTGTTTTGCTTTTATGCCCAATATACATAATCTGcaaaataacaaaattattaatcagCAACTATAACAtgaagatcaaattaataattttataattaattttgttaataatgtttgatcatcatcaatttaatttggagttttccaaactcatcaatctcccccttgatgacaaacattattaaaaattaaaatagaaagaaGTTAGGGATTTAGAGTACTTCCTTTGAATATTAGGATCCCTTCACCTTTCCAATTgttacatggctcccccttaatattTGCCATTTTACCAAGGAAAGCTTTTCCTGTAACAATTTTTATCAAGCCTAAAGCCACCATGTATTCAACATATGGTATTTTGAAATGTTGAATGACTTGATTTATGAGTAGAAGTGAAATGATAAACAAAACTAATTTGTTATCATATAAATGATTTTTTGCTCAATCACAATAAAAAATGTTTTGAATACAGAgtacataaaaacaaaaaacacatTTGATAATTCCCAAAAATTTGTTACCAAATCATTTGATTAAATAAACACATTTTCTAGCCATcatattagattaaaataattaTCAGTTTAcagcaagaaaaatattttttaatcaaaCATACTCATATCAAAGTAAAAAATTTATCCAGCATTCATTCATATTTCAGAACATAAAGGGATTATCAGCAACCATTTCAACAAAACAGATCATAATTATTGGAACAAGTAGTTTATGCACAGGGGTGATCATGAATCACAAAAGATTTCAGCCCTGTTTCTTTCAACTTTTCAATTTTTTCAGCTTTCCtctcccttttgtcatcaaaggggaaCCTGCAAAAAAAATGACAATGGAACATACACAAATATAACCAAAACTAAAATATTCAAGAGTTTAACAAAATAGTAATGGTCTAGAGTATCCAAATATC harbors:
- the LOC107623916 gene encoding ribonuclease H2 subunit B isoform X1, which translates into the protein MSWCEGVKEPRVLVAPDPGSSGNGLARTILLRHPKSGNATQYLFVNGVLQELQWFKNLYGSWFLGDYITEDGRLYLSTPIDPVFIMLPVFDEARMKKGDEPGKFRQLDEILFIDRFPDYQQLFSTVENCMQVVCDVKEVGSSKFFRLDDSKVLRWLCYKVYQLKETLLKLDKNYAVQGEKETLMDAVSILGEYLKDEPWLKLLCNHLKLNILEVNGKAHTSVDGTNSSHLCNDIQERSDEKKVSNAIAKKGGRQAKKIKMETESHNIKDMFTRATRKKS